In the genome of Triticum urartu cultivar G1812 chromosome 5, Tu2.1, whole genome shotgun sequence, one region contains:
- the LOC125507159 gene encoding disease resistance protein RPM1-like: MAEAVVYVVLGKIAASLGRDAINAIGKEASDLLEAENNMKQLEIEFRVMKAFLIQVTMCSSRNLAFDAWLDEVKRVSHDAEDVIDGYEYLLGQSTTQTQGCSSLKKLWRRSKHVGGWRSITEQLKQIEVRLSKLTSMRDRYGITISAEGEVSHTSQNGQLEHALDSTCINIEDEVVGIEKETSWLVQQLIHGQEEQTIVSVCGMGGLGKTTLVRQVYKKDEIKQNFDCSAWISVSQSYNIEHLLRELLKQLQEKEKDIPRHVDTRDAASLVQTLTDFLQDKRYLIVLDDMWSRDAWVLLNHALGISKNGSRIIITTRNEDVASLADVEHGIQLKTLGKEEAWDLFCRKAFPRLEGKTCPQSLIYWAEKIVDKCEGLPLAIVAIGSLLSHKKLYENDWKSFYHQLDWHIGNNAELSSVRNALDLSINHLPGNLKNCFLYCGIFPEDYEIRRAELIRLWIAEGFIEERGASITMEEVGNEYLNEIAQRSLLQVVRRDVDGMAETLQMHDLVRDIVVSKCASGKFSLLLDNSRDAMHSREARRVSVLKADSIEDTLDGGEKIRSFILFDPRVSSAWVETATGNFKLLRVLSLESAEITKLPDVVTTLFNLRYLDLSYTNLKVVPKALCKLTKLQMLNLSGTDVVELPLQIKELAKLRVLLTKVNHDYDARIFDCFQGAKVHSGICLLKDMQELGYIEANKDLVVSLCNMTLLRIFKITKVKREHIKELWTSITRLAHLSHLLIISYAKEEVLDLENLDPLPNLEWFYLKGKLHGGVIPTIFSGFRKLRDLRMGWSRLQADPIPSFAHLSHLVELHLYRVYEGQIMTFRAGWFPKLEKLYLADMEQLSCMEVEAGTMPILNYMELIGLRSMLVVPAGFQNLTSLQQIVLMDMPVEFMTMVREQDCAKHIHLILHRLRQ, translated from the coding sequence ATGGCCGAGGCTGTTGTTTATGTTGTGCTTGGGAAAATTGCTGCTAGTTTGGGGCGAGATGCTATAAATGCAATAGGAAAAGAAGCATCGGATTTACTTGAAGCTGAGAACAACATGAAGCAGCTTGAGATTGAATTTAGAGTTATGAAAGCTTTTCTAATCCAAGTAACAATGTGCTCATCACGTAATCTGGCTTTTGATGCGTGGCTTGATGAGGTAAAGAGGGTTTCACATGACGCTGAGGATGTAATTGACGGGTATGAATACCTGCTTGGACAATCAACTACACAAACACAAGGTTGTAGTTCACTGAAGAAACTATGGCGTCGTTCCAAACATGTTGGTGGTTGGCGAAGCATTACTGAACAGCTTAAGCAGATTGAGGTCCGCCTTTCGAAGCTCACAAGCATGAGAGATCGTTATGGCATCACAATCAGTGCAGAAGGAGAAGTTAGCCACACAAGCCAGAATGGTCAGCTGGAACATGCTCTGGACTCAACATGTATAAACATCGAGGATGAGGTGGTCGGGATTGAAAAAGAAACATCATGGCTTGTACAACAGTTGATACATGGGCAAGAAGAACAAACAATCGTCTCTGTCTGTGGTATGGGTGGTTTAGGCAAAACGACTCTTGTCCGTCAGGTCTATAAAAAGGATGAAATTAAGCAGAATTTTGACTGTTCTGCATGGATTTCAGTTTCTCAAAGTTACAACATTGAACATCTGTTGAGGGAACTATTAAAGCAGCTCCAGGAGAAGGAAAAGGACATCCCTCGTCACGTTGACACTAGGGATGCTGCAAGCTTGGTACAAACACTAACGGACTTCTTGCAGGACAAAAGGTATTTGATTGTCTTGGACGACATGTGGAGTCGAGATGCATGGGTATTATTGAATCATGCACTGGGTATAAGCAAAAACGGAAGCAGAATCATCATAACTACAAGAAATGAAGATGTTGCTTCATTGGCTGATGTTGAGCACGGCATTCAGCTTAAAACTCTTGGAAAGGAAGAAGCATGGGACCTCTTCTGTAGAAAAGCCTTTCCAAGATTAGAGGGGAAAACATGTCCCCAGAGTCTAATTTATTGGGCAGAAAAAATTGTGGACAAATGTGAAGGATTGCCACTAGCTATTGTTGCCATTGGAAGTTTGTTATCACACAAGAAGCTATATGAAAATGACTGGAAATCCTTCTATCATCAGCTAGATTGGCATATAGGTAACAATGCAGAGCTCAGCTCCGTGAGGAATGCCTTAGACCTTAGCATCAACCATTTACCAGGAAATCTGAAGAACTGCTTTCTATACTGTGGTATATTTCCTGAAGACTATGAGATTCGAAGAGCTGAGCTTATTCGGTTATGGATAGCTGAAGGCTTCATAGAAGAAAGGGGGGCAAGCATAACTATGGAGGAAGTGGGGAATGAGTATCTCAATGAAATTGCTCAACGTTCGCTTCTTCAAGTGGTTCGGAGGGATGTTGATGGCATGGCCGAGACATTGCAAATGCATGACCTTGTAAGAGATATAGTTGTAAGCAAGTGCGCAAGTGGGAAATTTTCTCTTCTTCTGGATAACTCTCGTGATGCAATGCACAGTAGAGAAGCACGACGTGTTTCAGTACTGAAAGCTGACAGCATTGAAGATACTCTTGATGGTGGAGAAAAGATACGATCCTTCATTTTGTTCGATCCTAGAGTATCATCCGCCTGGGTAGAAACTGCTACTGGAAATTTCAAATTGCTAAGAGTCTTGTCCTTAGAATCTGCAGAGATAACGAAGCTCCCTGATGTTGTGACCACCCTATTCAATTTGCGCTACCTTGATTTGTCTTACACAAATCTTAAAGTGGTTCCCAAAGCTTTGTGTAAGTTGACGAAACTACAGATGCTAAATCTTTCAGGAACTGATGTAGTGGAACTGCCGCTCCAAATAAAAGAGTTGGCTAAGCTCCGAGTTTTGCTAACTAAGGTCAACCATGATTACGATGCAAGAATATTTGATTGCTTTCAAGGTGCTAAAGTACATTCCGGAATTTGTCTTCTAAAGGATATGCAAGAACTGGGATATATAGAAGCAAACAAAGATCTAGTCGTCAGTCTTTGCAACATGACTTTGCTCCGAATATTTAAAATAACGAAAGTCAAGCGTGAGCACATCAAGGAATTATGGACCTCCATCACAAGATTGGCGCACCTTTCTCATCTTCTTATAATCTCATATGCGAAGGAAGAAGTTCTTGATCTGGAAAACTTAGATCCTTTGCCAAATCTGGAATGGTTTTACCTGAAAGGCAAGTTGCACGGAGGTGTTATCCCAACAATATTCAGCGGTTTCAGAAAACTCAGAGACCTACGCATGGGGTGGTCCAGGTTGCAAGCAgatccaattccttcatttgcaCACTTATCGCATCTGGTTGAACTTCACCTTTACAGAGTCTATGAGGGGCAGATCATGACTTTTAGGGCAGGTTGGTTTCCAAAGCTTGAGAAATTGTACTTAGCTGACATGGAGCAGCTCAGTTGCATGGAAGTGGAGGCTGGGACCATGCCGATCCTGAATTATATGGAGCTCATTGGTCTGAGAAGTATGCTCGTTGTTCCAGCAGGATTCCAAAATTTAACCTCACTGCAACAGATAGTCCTCATGGACATGCCAGTAGAATTTATGACTATGGTACGAGAACAAGACTGTGCCAAGCATATACACCTGATACTTCATCGTCTTCGCCAATGA
- the LOC125555472 gene encoding late embryogenesis abundant protein 3-like, translated as MSDQSQPVRTGDVYPPSAAAHDARRQRDEVLTTHDDQQQKRELRVTETDEPHAGRRVVTATAGGQVMAQFTVPVPGAGVEEVTDAVTIGEALQAAAQTSAGERPVDLADAAAVQAAETRATGLGGVVPGGVAAAAQQAAETNMRPGLAEEEKVRLRDVLGSAAAVLPANKVATREDAVAVATAAKRNAPAGGGGGGKGVADAVAAAADMNEKRMTRTRQA; from the exons ATGAGCGACCAGTCCCAGCCCGTCCGCACCGGCGACGTCTAcccgccctccgccgccgcccacgACGCGCGCCGCCAGCGCGACGAGGTCCTCACCACCCATGATGATCAGCAGCAGAAACGCGAGCTCCGGGTCACCGAGACCGACGAGCCACACGCCGGGAGACGCGTCGTCACCGCCACCGCCGGCGGCCAG GTGATGGCGCAGTTCACGGTGCCGGTGCCGGGCGCCGGCGTGGAGGAGGTGACGGACGCGGTGACCATCGGCGAAGCTCTACAGGCCGCGGCGCAGACGTCGGCGGGCGAGAGGCCGGTGGACCTCGCGGACGCGGCAGCGGTGCAGGCCGCCGAGACGCGCGCGACCGGGCTGGGCGGCGTCGTGCCGGGCGGTGTGGCGGCCGCGGCACAGCAGGCCGCGGAGACCAACATGAGGCCTGGCCTCGCGGAGGAGGAGAAGGTTCGGCTGAGGGACGTGCTGGGCAGCGCCGCAGCGGTGCTGCCGGCCaacaaggtggccacgagggAGGACGCCGTTGCGGTGGCGACAGCTGCGAAGCGCAACGCCCCTGcgggaggcggtggaggaggcaaGGGCGTCGCAGACGCGGTGGCCGCGGCCGCCGATATGAACGAGAAGAGGATGACGCGCACGCGGCAGGCTTAA